One stretch of Arthrobacter polaris DNA includes these proteins:
- a CDS encoding electron transfer flavoprotein subunit beta/FixA family protein: MKIAVLIKQVPDTETERHLSANGRANRDASDRVIDEITERALEVALQQKDADKSVEIVVVTMGPDDAAQALRKALSMGADKAIHVQDDLLGGSDALTTARVLAAALGDAGADLIIAGNESTDGRGGVVPAMIAEALDLPFLGPLDTVEVAGAAVRGRRSDAEGVTVLRAATPAVISVSEAVGEARFPKFKGILAAKRKQVAVQHAVDLGISSPDHAAGNLVLSVSQRPARTAGTKIVDDGQAAAQLAAYLVAEKLI, encoded by the coding sequence ATGAAGATTGCAGTGCTAATCAAGCAGGTCCCGGACACCGAGACGGAACGTCATCTCAGTGCCAACGGACGAGCCAACCGAGACGCCAGCGACCGGGTGATCGACGAAATCACCGAACGGGCCCTGGAAGTGGCGTTGCAGCAGAAGGACGCCGACAAGAGCGTCGAAATCGTGGTTGTCACCATGGGCCCGGACGATGCCGCCCAAGCGTTGCGCAAGGCTCTGTCGATGGGCGCTGACAAAGCCATCCATGTGCAGGACGATTTGCTGGGCGGCTCCGATGCTTTGACCACCGCCCGGGTCTTGGCTGCCGCCTTGGGCGATGCAGGCGCAGATCTGATTATTGCCGGCAACGAATCCACCGACGGACGCGGCGGAGTTGTTCCGGCCATGATCGCAGAGGCACTGGACCTTCCTTTCCTGGGCCCACTGGATACGGTCGAGGTTGCGGGCGCAGCGGTGCGCGGGCGGCGTTCGGATGCCGAGGGTGTGACCGTGCTACGCGCCGCCACACCGGCGGTGATCTCGGTATCCGAGGCCGTCGGAGAGGCACGCTTCCCGAAATTCAAGGGCATCCTGGCTGCCAAACGCAAGCAGGTGGCCGTGCAGCACGCCGTCGATCTGGGGATTTCCAGCCCCGACCATGCGGCAGGAAACCTGGTACTGAGCGTCTCCCAACGGCCAGCCCGCACGGCCGGAACCAAAATCGTTGATGACGGACAAGCCGCGGCTCAGCTGGCCGCTTACCTTGTCGCCGAGAAACTGATCTAA